The following proteins are co-located in the Apium graveolens cultivar Ventura chromosome 5, ASM990537v1, whole genome shotgun sequence genome:
- the LOC141660764 gene encoding mini zinc finger protein 3-like: MMKKRQVVVRSRGDSGRSSSTSMARSVRYGECQKNHAANIGGYAVDGCREFMANGDEGSPEALNCAACGCHRNFHRREVDEVVSESFSTNSYSRTTGA; encoded by the coding sequence ATGATGAAGAAGCGTCAAGTGGTAGTGAGATCAAGAGGAGACTCAGGCAGAAGTAGCAGCACATCGATGGCGAGAAGTGTGAGGTACGGAGAATGCCAGAAGAATCACGCGGCGAATATTGGAGGCTATGCTGTGGATGGTTGCAGAGAATTTATGGCGAATGGAGATGAAGGTTCTCCGGAAGCTCTTAACTGTGCAGCTTGCGGTTGTCACAGGAATTTTCATAGGAGAGAAGTGGATGAGGTAGTTTCTGAGTCATTTTCAACTAATTCTTACTCCCGTACTACTGGTGCTTAA